A stretch of the Brevundimonas sp. MF30-B genome encodes the following:
- the tig gene encoding trigger factor, with protein MQVVEKSNEGLSRVIAVTIPVTELNEKLEARIKEVAPQMKLKGFRPGKVPAAHVKKTFGRDFMGEIVNAALNESSQKALDDAKLRPAAPAEMKLTSDMDKVVAGQEDLAYEMSLEVMPDFTPVDPASLKLKRPTYEASDADLDEALKELAGQAKTYEDKKGKTVKAADGDQLTIDFVGKLDGEKFDGGSAEDAELVIGSGRFIPGFEEQLKGAKVGEEKTIEVTFPEDYQAKHLAGKAATFDVTVKAIKAEAEAKIDDEFATRLGLESLDKLKELLRANLNQQYVGAARFKLKRALLDQLDEKHSFDLPPKMVDAEFEGIWAQVQADKEAGNLPEEDAKKSEKKLKEEYRKIAERRVRLGLVLAEIGRANNVQVTDQELNNALMAEARNYPGQERQVLDFYRQNPNAAAQMRAPIYEEKVCDLIFEKADVTDEAISKEDLLKDEDEG; from the coding sequence ATGCAAGTCGTCGAAAAGTCGAACGAAGGCCTGAGCCGCGTGATCGCGGTCACCATTCCCGTCACCGAGCTGAACGAGAAGCTGGAGGCCCGGATCAAGGAAGTCGCCCCCCAGATGAAGCTGAAGGGCTTCCGTCCGGGCAAGGTGCCGGCCGCCCACGTCAAGAAGACCTTCGGCCGCGACTTCATGGGCGAGATCGTCAACGCCGCCCTGAACGAATCCAGCCAGAAGGCCCTGGACGACGCCAAGCTGCGCCCGGCCGCCCCGGCCGAGATGAAGCTGACCTCCGACATGGACAAGGTCGTCGCCGGCCAGGAAGACCTGGCCTACGAAATGTCGCTGGAAGTCATGCCCGACTTCACGCCGGTCGATCCGGCTTCGCTGAAGCTGAAGCGCCCGACCTATGAGGCGTCGGACGCCGATCTGGACGAGGCGCTCAAGGAACTGGCCGGTCAGGCCAAGACCTACGAGGACAAGAAGGGCAAGACGGTCAAGGCCGCCGACGGCGACCAGCTGACCATCGACTTCGTCGGCAAGCTGGACGGCGAGAAGTTCGACGGTGGTTCGGCCGAGGACGCCGAGCTGGTGATCGGCTCGGGCCGCTTCATTCCCGGCTTCGAAGAGCAGCTGAAGGGCGCCAAGGTCGGCGAGGAAAAGACCATCGAGGTCACCTTCCCCGAGGACTATCAGGCCAAGCACCTGGCCGGTAAGGCCGCGACCTTCGACGTCACCGTCAAGGCTATCAAGGCCGAGGCCGAGGCCAAGATCGATGACGAGTTCGCCACACGTCTGGGCCTGGAATCGCTGGACAAGCTCAAGGAGCTCCTGCGCGCCAACCTGAACCAGCAGTACGTCGGCGCCGCCCGCTTCAAGCTGAAGCGCGCCCTGCTGGACCAGCTGGACGAGAAGCACTCTTTCGACCTGCCGCCCAAGATGGTCGACGCCGAGTTCGAAGGCATCTGGGCCCAGGTCCAGGCCGACAAGGAAGCCGGCAATCTGCCGGAAGAGGACGCCAAGAAGTCCGAGAAGAAGCTCAAGGAAGAGTACCGCAAGATCGCCGAGCGCCGCGTGCGCCTGGGCCTGGTGCTCGCCGAGATCGGCCGCGCCAACAATGTCCAGGTCACGGATCAGGAGCTGAACAACGCCCTGATGGCCGAGGCCCGCAACTATCCGGGCCAGGAGCGTCAGGTGCTGGACTTCTATCGCCAGAACCCCAACGCCGCCGCCCAGATGCGCGCCCCAATCTATGAAGAAAAGGTCTGCGATCTGATCTTCGAAAAGGCCGATGTCACCGACGAGGCGATCTCGAAGGAAGACCTGCTGAAGGACGAAGACGAAGGCTGA
- a CDS encoding VOC family protein, whose protein sequence is MSDDHNPQGPTGGVTPHLTIPSRGGQAASEFYQRAFAATELTRHLAEDGERLMHCHLRINGASVMLNDEFPEYHGEADIKPKGVTLHLQVADPDEWWARALANGAEPILPMEDQFWGDRYGQLRDPFGHVWSIGGPLAEAPET, encoded by the coding sequence ATGTCCGACGACCATAACCCACAGGGCCCGACCGGCGGCGTCACCCCGCACCTGACCATCCCCTCACGCGGGGGCCAGGCGGCCAGCGAGTTCTACCAGCGCGCCTTCGCCGCGACCGAGCTAACGCGCCATCTTGCCGAGGACGGCGAGCGGCTGATGCACTGTCATCTGCGCATCAACGGCGCCAGCGTCATGCTGAACGACGAATTCCCCGAGTATCACGGCGAGGCCGACATCAAGCCCAAGGGCGTGACCCTGCATCTTCAGGTCGCCGATCCTGACGAGTGGTGGGCGCGGGCCCTGGCCAACGGGGCGGAACCGATCTTGCCGATGGAGGACCAGTTCTGGGGCGACCGATATGGTCAGCTGCGCGACCCCTTTGGCCACGTCTGGTCCATAGGCGGTCCGCTCGCCGAAGCCCCCGAGACCTGA
- a CDS encoding thioredoxin domain-containing protein, with amino-acid sequence MTDPTPTETPERAPAPRPSPLTPVRMAGAALALSVVALAAAVLPYATGGDFGGKVRAYLLANPQVLDEVLAARQAAQEGAVVDTINQAAAANPDLLAIDPRDPTFGPADAEVTVIQFFDFRCPGCKAVAPEFRALMAAHPEVRFVFKDWPILDRPDDDGSTYAARAALAAHQQGQYLAIYEGLMAEPALDRAAVDRILSENGVALAAAQAAITSDDVTRHIADIHTTAAALQLHGTPTFFVNGQAQPSIDPRALNAAIEAAK; translated from the coding sequence ATGACCGATCCCACGCCGACCGAGACGCCCGAGCGCGCGCCCGCCCCCCGCCCCTCCCCGCTGACGCCCGTCCGCATGGCCGGCGCCGCCCTGGCCCTGTCCGTCGTCGCCCTGGCCGCGGCGGTCCTCCCCTATGCGACGGGCGGCGATTTCGGCGGCAAGGTGCGGGCCTATCTGCTGGCCAATCCGCAGGTTCTGGACGAGGTGCTGGCCGCCCGCCAAGCCGCCCAGGAGGGCGCCGTGGTCGACACGATCAATCAGGCGGCCGCCGCCAATCCGGACCTGCTGGCGATCGATCCCCGAGACCCAACCTTCGGGCCAGCCGACGCCGAGGTGACGGTCATCCAGTTCTTCGACTTCCGCTGCCCCGGCTGCAAGGCGGTGGCGCCGGAGTTCCGCGCCCTGATGGCGGCGCATCCCGAGGTACGCTTCGTGTTCAAGGACTGGCCGATCCTGGACCGGCCCGACGACGACGGCTCCACCTACGCCGCCCGCGCCGCGCTCGCCGCGCATCAGCAGGGCCAGTATCTGGCGATCTATGAAGGCCTGATGGCCGAGCCGGCGCTGGATCGCGCGGCGGTGGATCGCATTCTGAGCGAAAACGGCGTGGCCCTGGCCGCTGCTCAGGCCGCCATCACCTCTGACGACGTCACACGCCATATCGCCGACATCCACACGACAGCGGCAGCGCTGCAGCTGCACGGCACTCCCACCTTCTTCGTCAATGGCCAGGCCCAGCCCAGCATCGATCCACGCGCTCTGAACGCAGCGATCGAGGCGGCCAAGTAA
- a CDS encoding N-acetylmuramoyl-L-alanine amidase, protein MNGQCFNLSRWGLREWAMTAVAAAVFCVVLLAAGRGLAFGAAGEVLGVRFGGDAERTRVVIDLEKTTRGQVVANGSQGRVDVSLASIGVGRGLAGSGSGLVQSWRVDGQGGGARVQLELARNAEIERRFLLPPADGVAHYRYVIDLKSTGGATASTPGGARPTAPRPEQRRAEKPLIVIDAGHGGNDPGAAGLHTQEKVVTLAAAQQLKAELERTGRYRVRMTREGDRYVALNRRVEIARALDADLFISLHADAGSDAVLRGASVYTLSEQGAGRAVREYTRGDNWHQNLRLPGRDPSVDRILLDMTQRATQNRSAQYARVLLTHLEAADHPMLRRSHRDAGLAVLLAPDVPAVLLEMGFITNPEDERLLTDTRARGRLMRTVAESIDRYFREPAAPVQIAAGGGAGAGRP, encoded by the coding sequence ATGAACGGTCAGTGTTTCAACCTGTCCCGATGGGGGCTGCGCGAGTGGGCGATGACGGCCGTGGCCGCAGCCGTGTTCTGCGTGGTGCTGCTGGCGGCTGGGCGCGGACTGGCTTTCGGGGCGGCGGGCGAGGTCTTGGGGGTCCGTTTCGGCGGCGACGCCGAGCGCACCCGGGTCGTCATCGACCTGGAGAAGACCACGCGCGGCCAGGTGGTCGCCAACGGCTCGCAGGGGCGCGTGGACGTGTCACTGGCGTCGATCGGCGTCGGGCGCGGCCTGGCGGGTTCGGGATCGGGTCTTGTTCAGTCCTGGCGTGTGGACGGGCAGGGCGGCGGCGCCCGCGTCCAGCTCGAACTGGCGCGCAATGCGGAAATCGAGCGCCGCTTCCTGCTGCCGCCGGCCGATGGCGTGGCGCACTACCGGTATGTCATCGACTTGAAGTCGACGGGCGGCGCAACGGCCTCTACGCCAGGCGGCGCACGACCCACGGCCCCGCGCCCTGAACAGCGGCGCGCCGAAAAGCCCTTGATCGTCATCGACGCCGGCCATGGCGGCAATGATCCCGGCGCGGCCGGTCTCCACACTCAGGAAAAGGTCGTCACCCTGGCCGCGGCTCAGCAGCTCAAGGCCGAGTTGGAGCGGACGGGGCGCTACCGCGTGCGCATGACGCGCGAAGGCGACCGCTATGTCGCCTTGAACCGCCGCGTGGAGATCGCCCGCGCTCTGGACGCCGACCTGTTCATCTCGCTGCACGCCGACGCCGGATCCGACGCCGTGCTGCGCGGCGCCAGCGTCTACACCCTGTCTGAACAGGGGGCGGGTAGGGCCGTGCGCGAATACACGCGCGGCGACAACTGGCATCAGAACCTGCGGCTGCCGGGGCGCGACCCGTCAGTAGACCGCATCCTTCTGGACATGACCCAGCGCGCCACACAGAACCGCTCGGCCCAGTACGCCCGCGTATTGCTCACCCATCTGGAGGCGGCGGACCACCCCATGCTGCGCCGCAGCCATCGCGACGCGGGCCTGGCGGTCCTTCTGGCCCCTGACGTGCCGGCCGTCCTTCTGGAGATGGGCTTCATCACCAACCCGGAGGATGAGCGCCTGCTGACCGACACCCGTGCGCGGGGCCGCCTGATGCGCACCGTAGCCGAGAGCATCGACCGCTACTTCCGCGAACCCGCGGCGCCGGTCCAAATTGCCGCGGGGGGCGGCGCTGGCGCTGGCCGTCCGTAA
- a CDS encoding M48 family metalloprotease yields the protein MSRLPRPLRKLGLSRLARMAGAAVAAASVLMTAAPAAAQGAIRDTEIEEIIRGWSDPVFVAMGLEPDEVQILLISDPDLNAFATRGRIMGLNTGLITRTRNPNQLLGVIAHEAGHIKNRHTLRDGAQSAGMQPFLMTMALGALAAVAGAPDAGAALMASSQYFGTLSALRYMQSQEGEADITAARALDRAGISGKGLVDFFENFRSQEVFSDARRYPYFRSHPLSGQRIEALRRPVEQAPNYGQRDSDEAMAQHAIVLAKIHAFMDSPNQTLRDYPASATAYPARYARAIALFKNGQTDPALDAVDVLLAEQPENPYLWELRGQILFEEGRPADSLESHARSVQLKPDAPLLRINLAHALIETNDSSRLDEAVDQLKRALALEKDNTMAWRLISQAYASQGKEGEARLASAEYWFALGRTQQATQFALRARDMLDRNSMEWRRAMDIVLASGATMDDVEALDRRQQRNRPAVVAPAG from the coding sequence ATGAGCCGGCTTCCCCGTCCCCTGCGCAAACTGGGCCTTTCCAGACTGGCTCGAATGGCTGGTGCGGCCGTTGCGGCCGCAAGCGTGCTCATGACCGCCGCCCCAGCTGCGGCGCAGGGCGCCATCCGCGACACCGAAATCGAAGAGATCATACGTGGCTGGTCCGACCCGGTCTTCGTGGCCATGGGTCTGGAGCCCGATGAGGTCCAGATTCTGCTGATCAGCGATCCGGACCTGAACGCCTTCGCCACACGCGGGCGCATCATGGGGCTGAACACCGGCCTGATCACCCGAACCCGCAACCCGAACCAACTTCTGGGCGTGATCGCGCACGAGGCTGGTCACATCAAAAACCGCCACACGCTGCGAGACGGCGCGCAAAGCGCAGGCATGCAGCCGTTCCTGATGACGATGGCCCTGGGGGCTCTGGCCGCCGTGGCTGGCGCGCCGGACGCGGGCGCGGCGCTCATGGCGTCCAGCCAGTATTTCGGCACGCTCAGCGCTCTGCGCTATATGCAGAGCCAGGAAGGCGAAGCCGACATCACGGCGGCGCGCGCGCTTGATCGGGCCGGCATCTCGGGCAAGGGCCTCGTCGATTTCTTCGAGAACTTCCGCTCTCAGGAGGTCTTTTCCGACGCCCGACGGTATCCTTATTTCCGAAGCCACCCCTTGTCAGGCCAGCGGATCGAGGCGCTGCGCCGCCCCGTGGAACAGGCCCCCAACTACGGTCAGCGCGACAGCGACGAGGCCATGGCCCAGCACGCCATCGTGCTCGCCAAGATCCACGCCTTCATGGACTCGCCGAACCAAACGCTGCGCGACTATCCGGCGTCGGCGACCGCCTACCCCGCCCGGTACGCCCGCGCCATCGCGCTGTTCAAGAATGGTCAGACCGATCCCGCCCTGGACGCGGTCGATGTGCTGCTCGCCGAGCAGCCCGAGAATCCCTACCTTTGGGAGCTGCGCGGCCAGATCCTGTTCGAGGAGGGCCGACCGGCGGATTCGTTGGAATCGCACGCGCGATCGGTGCAGTTGAAGCCCGACGCCCCCCTGCTGCGCATCAACCTGGCCCACGCCTTGATCGAGACGAACGACTCCTCCCGGCTCGATGAGGCCGTCGATCAGTTGAAGCGCGCGCTCGCTCTGGAAAAGGACAACACCATGGCCTGGCGCCTGATCAGCCAGGCCTACGCGAGCCAGGGCAAGGAAGGCGAAGCGCGCCTCGCCTCGGCCGAATACTGGTTCGCGCTGGGACGCACGCAACAGGCCACCCAGTTCGCCCTGCGGGCTCGCGACATGCTGGACCGAAACAGCATGGAATGGCGGCGCGCCATGGACATCGTGCTGGCGTCGGGCGCCACCATGGACGACGTCGAGGCGCTGGACCGCCGCCAGCAGCGCAATCGTCCCGCCGTCGTGGCGCCGGCCGGCTGA
- a CDS encoding ribonuclease E/G, with translation MSKTMLIDAAHAEETRVAIVDGRQVEEFDFESKTKRQLRGNIYLAKVTRVEPSLQAAFVEYGGNRHGFLAFNEIHPDYYQIPVADREAIMAEAHDDEDEDDLGRESTDDEADPEAKLADEERLKRRLMRRYKIQDVIKRRQILLVQVVKDERGGKGAALTTWLSLAGRYCVLMPNTGKGGGISRKITQATDRKRLKAAAAALNVPQGMGLIIRTAGAKRTKAEIKRDYEYLLRLWETIRETTLRSNAPSLIYEEENLVRRAVRDMYDKDFDGIQVEGVEGFKEARDFMRVLMPSQARKIHLYQGSRPLFAANGIEELLTQIHQPVVPLKSGGYLVINQTEALVAIDVNSGRATKERNVEATATKTNMEAAVEAARQLRLRDLAGLIVIDFIDMDEGKNNRAVEKALKDALAKDRARIQMGRISPFGLMEISRQRRRLGVIEGATEVCPHCQGAGRIRSAESAALMTLRAVDIEAGKNGAGVVNLRVCTAVGLYILNHKRDYLQRLLQQRGLNVVVLIDDSLGQGEHSLDRIETNEDFVPEVTGLTPADLEDDFDDSAWEDEDEDDEEEAIGDDEDDADEADLAREDTDDDEARERQEGRGRGRRRRRRGGPRDEAEDTGPALEASDETEDEAGRRRRRGRRGGRRVREDGERDAFFWVRGRTPSLDDPYVWFDPLNPHGDRPQADAAADGAEGADDEGREVRIEVENDSEDRESGRRRRRRGRGRGRDRSGEGGLSHEAKVEGRATGEGMPIEGDVDAPIATVLDGEAQPEQTEDAAPVAIPAEPKRRRVRRKVAVETATVSDIDAADETPQPAELDVAPNLAAKVEEAIEAVLEGEPEAAAEAVVIVEAKPAPQPEADLSSIIADDPNQITAPPAKPKRGWWRR, from the coding sequence ATGTCAAAGACAATGCTGATCGATGCGGCGCACGCGGAAGAAACCCGCGTCGCCATCGTGGACGGACGCCAGGTTGAGGAATTCGACTTCGAGTCGAAGACCAAGCGCCAGCTGCGCGGCAACATCTATCTCGCCAAGGTCACCCGCGTAGAGCCCAGCCTTCAGGCCGCCTTCGTCGAATATGGCGGCAACCGCCACGGCTTCCTGGCCTTCAACGAGATCCACCCCGACTATTACCAAATCCCGGTCGCCGACCGCGAAGCCATCATGGCCGAGGCGCACGACGACGAAGACGAAGACGATCTGGGCCGCGAATCGACCGACGACGAGGCCGACCCCGAAGCCAAGCTGGCCGACGAAGAGCGGCTGAAGCGGCGCCTGATGCGCCGTTACAAGATCCAGGACGTCATCAAACGCCGCCAAATCCTGCTGGTGCAGGTCGTCAAGGACGAGCGCGGCGGCAAGGGCGCGGCCCTGACCACCTGGCTGTCGCTGGCCGGCCGCTATTGCGTGCTGATGCCCAACACCGGCAAGGGCGGCGGCATCTCGCGCAAGATCACCCAGGCCACCGACCGCAAGCGCCTGAAGGCCGCCGCGGCAGCCCTGAACGTGCCCCAAGGCATGGGCCTGATCATTCGCACCGCCGGCGCCAAGCGCACCAAGGCCGAAATCAAGCGCGACTACGAATATCTGCTGCGCCTCTGGGAGACAATCCGCGAGACGACCCTGCGCTCCAATGCGCCGTCGCTGATCTACGAAGAAGAGAACCTGGTCCGCCGCGCCGTCCGCGACATGTACGACAAGGACTTCGACGGCATTCAGGTCGAAGGCGTCGAAGGCTTCAAGGAAGCGCGCGACTTCATGCGCGTGCTGATGCCGTCCCAGGCGCGCAAGATACACCTGTACCAGGGGTCTCGCCCGCTGTTCGCGGCGAACGGCATCGAAGAGTTGCTTACCCAGATCCACCAGCCGGTCGTGCCGCTGAAGTCGGGCGGCTATCTGGTCATCAACCAAACCGAGGCCCTGGTGGCCATCGACGTCAACTCGGGCCGCGCCACCAAGGAGCGCAATGTCGAGGCGACAGCGACCAAGACCAACATGGAAGCGGCCGTCGAGGCCGCCCGTCAGCTGCGCCTGCGCGACCTGGCCGGCCTGATCGTCATCGACTTCATCGACATGGACGAGGGCAAGAACAACCGCGCCGTCGAGAAAGCGCTGAAGGACGCCCTGGCCAAGGATCGCGCCCGCATCCAGATGGGTCGCATCTCGCCCTTCGGCTTGATGGAGATCAGCCGTCAGCGCCGCCGCCTGGGCGTGATCGAGGGCGCCACCGAAGTCTGCCCGCACTGCCAGGGCGCCGGCCGCATCCGTTCGGCGGAAAGCGCCGCCCTGATGACCCTGCGCGCCGTCGACATCGAAGCCGGCAAGAACGGGGCGGGCGTCGTCAATCTGCGTGTTTGCACGGCCGTCGGCCTCTATATTCTGAACCACAAGCGCGACTATCTGCAGCGCCTGCTGCAGCAGCGCGGCCTGAACGTCGTCGTCCTGATCGACGATAGCCTGGGTCAGGGCGAGCACTCGCTGGATCGTATCGAGACCAATGAGGACTTCGTGCCCGAGGTGACCGGTCTGACGCCGGCCGACCTCGAGGACGACTTCGACGACTCGGCCTGGGAAGATGAGGACGAGGACGACGAGGAAGAGGCCATCGGCGACGACGAAGACGACGCCGACGAGGCCGACCTGGCCCGCGAAGACACCGACGATGACGAGGCGCGCGAGCGTCAGGAAGGTCGCGGCCGCGGCCGTCGACGCCGCCGTCGCGGCGGGCCGCGCGACGAGGCCGAGGACACCGGCCCCGCTCTCGAGGCATCTGACGAGACTGAGGACGAGGCCGGACGCCGGCGTCGTCGCGGACGTCGCGGCGGTCGCCGGGTTCGCGAGGACGGCGAACGCGACGCCTTCTTCTGGGTGCGTGGCCGCACGCCGTCGCTTGACGACCCCTATGTCTGGTTCGATCCGCTGAACCCGCACGGCGACCGGCCCCAGGCCGACGCCGCCGCCGACGGCGCCGAGGGCGCCGACGACGAGGGCCGCGAAGTCCGGATCGAGGTCGAGAACGACAGTGAGGACCGTGAAAGCGGTCGTCGGCGTCGCCGGCGCGGCCGCGGCCGCGGCCGGGATCGCTCGGGCGAAGGCGGCCTGAGCCACGAAGCCAAGGTCGAAGGCCGCGCCACCGGCGAAGGCATGCCGATCGAGGGCGACGTCGATGCGCCGATCGCCACGGTCCTGGACGGCGAGGCTCAGCCCGAACAGACCGAGGACGCCGCCCCCGTCGCCATCCCGGCCGAGCCCAAGCGTCGCCGCGTGCGCCGCAAGGTGGCGGTCGAGACCGCGACCGTCTCGGACATCGACGCGGCGGACGAAACGCCTCAGCCGGCCGAGTTGGACGTGGCGCCCAACCTGGCCGCCAAGGTCGAGGAGGCCATCGAAGCGGTGCTGGAAGGCGAACCCGAGGCGGCGGCCGAGGCCGTGGTCATCGTCGAAGCCAAGCCCGCGCCGCAGCCCGAAGCGGACCTGTCTTCGATAATCGCCGACGATCCGAACCAGATCACCGCTCCACCGGCCAAGCCGAAACGCGGATGGTGGCGCCGCTGA